The Suncus etruscus isolate mSunEtr1 chromosome 15, mSunEtr1.pri.cur, whole genome shotgun sequence genome contains the following window.
gctagaggtaaggtgtctgccttgcaagcgctagccaaggatcaggaccgcggttcgatcccccggcgtcccatatggtcaccccaagccaggggcaatttctgagctcttagccaggagtaacccctgagcatcaaatggctgtggcccgacaaaccaaaaaaaaaaaaaaaaaaagaagtcgggGAGGATAAGCAAGGTAACAACAAGTTTATGGTTGGAAGGGTTAGggaaagaaagacactgtcctgaATTGGGAAAAGGTAAGGTCTGTGAGTCCAGAGGTGGAAGGGGAGTTGGGGATTCCTGGTCTACCCAAAACGTTGGAGTAGCCAGACTCCACTCCTTTACCAGTCCCTCCAGGGCGGGCGAGCTTAATCCTCTGTCACAGGCCCTCATCCGGGCCTGTGCACAcctcacattcccaccagcaagcAAGGGTTCAAGCATGAGGAAGGAGGCGTTGGAGCGTGTGGGAGGGCGCCCGTTCTTGTTCTTGACATATTCTCGGTAAAGCTGAtgcatcgggcccggagagatagcacagtggtgtttgccttgcaagcagccgatccagcaccaaagatggttggttcgaatcccggtgtcccatatggtcccccgtgcctgccaggagctatttctgaacagacagccaggagtaacccctgagcaccgccgggtgtggcccaaaaaccaaaaaaaaaaaaaaaaaaaaagctgatacaTCGCCACCAGAACTATAACCCTCGCCTGCAAAGTCGCCCCGTCTGCAAGTCGACTGGGGCTTAGCCGTTAGCATCACCTAGCTGTCCCATTCCCACCCAGGAGACTTCCCAATCCCGGGATTCCCAGAGAGACTTGGAAGGCCGCACAGACCACAGAAAACgggctttatttttattgcaaactCGGGGGCAGACAAAGCATATCGGATATGGGTCAAGGGGAGGAACTGGGCAAAGAGGTGGGTGATGGGTGGCAAGTCGAGGTCAAAAGATCGGGGCCCAAAGGTGGGAGACTAAGCGATTCCCCAAACTCCCAGAGCAGAAGAGGCGGTGGAGAAGGACAAGGAGgggcaatggggggggggggtcttaagGAATAACCGAAGGGGCGGACGGACGTTAAGGCCCAGGGCCGGGGCTGGCATCAGGACGGGGCAAAGGTTCTGGCTCAGTGGAAGGTCTCCACCTCCACCACGGTCCAGTCGCCCTGCGGGGAGGCCACGTCGTCGGGCGAGAAGCTGGTGACCGAGGTGATGCTGGCGCGGGACTCGTCCAGGGGCGACAGCAGTTCGGCCCAGCGGCCCAGTTCGGCGTCGCTGAGCGCGGTGCGGGCCCCTCCCGCCACGCCGCCGCCCCCGGCGCccccggccccgccgccgccgcccgacGACGCCCCCTCGGCCGCCGCGAGCAGCAGGGTCCGGCTCAGCAGGTGCTGCACCACGCTGGCCTGCAGCGCGCCCAGCGGCAGCTCGCCCAGCCGGGCCGGCTTCCCCACCCGCGCCGCCGCCCCCGGGCCCGCGGCCGACGCCGCCTTCCCCTCGCCCTCGCCGGCCCCCGACCCGGACTCGGCCGAGTCCAGCGTGTCGGGGGTGGCCGTGGCCGACTCGGGCCCGTCCGCCTCGTAGATGGTGCAGAGGCCGTCGGCGGGTCCCGACCCCGCGGCCGGAGACCAAGGCAGCGGCGCCCCGGCGTTGCCGCGCAGGGCCAGCGGCGGCGCGGGAGCCCGGCTCCAGGCGGCCGGGTGGCAGGCGGCCAGCTCGGCGTCGGGCGGAGGGGAGGCGGCGCCGGCGCCACCCTCGGGCCCGCTGTCGTAGCCGCGCAGCTCCTCGGGGGTGCTGGTGGCGCTGCTGCTGTGGCCCGCCAGGTCGGGACCGCTCAGCGTGCTGGACGGGCTGCGCGACGGCGGCGGCGGCACCGGGGCCAGCGCCAGGGTCAGCCGCGGTGGGCCCGGGATCGGGGCGTCGGGGCCCGGGGTCGGGGGCCGCCGGGGCGCTGGCAGCAGGGGTGAGGCGGGTGGAGAGGGCGAGGGCTGCAAAGGGGGCAAAACCAGAGCCGGCGGGGCCGGTGGGTGGGGCGTGGCCGTATGGGGCGTGGTCTGTGTTCTGGGCGTGGTCGGAGAGGGCGGTGCTTGTGTGTTGGGCGTGGCGAGAATGGGAGGAGCCTGTGGACGGGGCGTGGTCGTGGGAAAAGGAGACAGTGGATTGGGTGGCGAGGCCTGTGGAGGAGGCGTGGTCAGAGAAGGCGCGGCCTGCGCTGTGGGCGTGGTCGGAGAGGGCGGGGCTTGCGTGTTGGGTGCGGTGAGAATGGGAGGAGCCTGTGGACGGGGCGTGGTCGTGGAAAAAGGAGACAGTGGATTGGGTGGCGAGGCCTGCGGGGGAGGCGTGTTTAGAGAGGGCGTGGCCTGCGTGTCGGGCGAGGCAAGAATGGGCGGAGCCTGTGAGTGAGGAGGCATGGCCAAAGAGGGAAGGGTAGGCGGGTGGGGCGTGGTCAAAGAAGGCGTGGCCTGAAGCGGGGGCAAAGTCGAAGGAGGCGGGGCCGGTTGCGTGGGCGTGGTCACCAAGGAGGGCGGGGCCAGGGCCAGAGGAGGCGGCGCCTGCGGAGCGAGCCTGGCCCTGGGAGACAGCGGGGCCGCCTGCAGAGGTGAGCCCGGAGAAGGCACCAGCAAAGGGGATAAGGGCCGAGAAGGCGGCGTTCCCTGCGGAGGCGGGACCGAGGCCAGGAGAGGAGTCGGGCCCTGCAGAGGGGGCAAGGCCAAGGGAGGTGGAGCCTGCGGGTGGGGCGTCGCCGCGAAAAAGGTGGGGGACCCCGCCAGAGCACGTGGAGATTGCGGAGGGGTCCTGGGGGAGAGCGGGGCCTGCAGAGGGGGCAAGGCCAAGGGAGGCGGCGGCGTCTGCGGTGGGAGCGgggtgagaagagaggaaggcGACGGCAGAGAAAGAGAGTGCGCCCGGagaggagacagggagggagacaCAGGTGGAGCCTGCGTCGACGGTGGCAGGACCAAGGGAGCCGGAGCATCTGGAGGATGGGGTGAAACGGGACGAGAAACAGAGACCAGCAGAGGGGGCAGGCCCTGCGGGGTGGGAGGGGCCTGCGGAGAGGGGGAGGGCGGCGGAGAGGGCGGAGCCTGCAACGGGGGCAAGTCCAGAGGGAGCGGGGCCTGTCGCGGGGGCGTGGTCGGCGGATGGGGCGTGGTCAGCAGAGGGGGCGTGGCCACCGACGGAGTAGTCTGCTCAGGGGCCAGGGGCAGCAGGGATGGGGAGTCCTGCAGAGGGGTCAGGGCCCGCGGAGACGGCGTCTGAGGAGGGGTGGTGGCcaagagagaggaaggggggaCATGCTGAGAAGGCGAGGCCAGGGGAGCCAGAGACTCTGGAGGCGGGAAAGGTGTCAACCCCAAAGAGGGCGGGAACGTGGCCAAAGAAGGGACCTGCGGGGGAGGCGTGGCCGAGGAGGTGGGTGTGGTCTGTGTAGGGGGCGTGGCCAAGGAAGAAACGGGAGGGCTTCCGGTCTGGGGCGTGGTCAGAGGGGAGAGGGCGCGGGGAGGGGGCGTGGCCAAGGCAGGGGGCGGGTTTAGCAGCGTGGCCGCCTGAGAAAGCGGGACTTGAAGAAGAGACGAGGCAGGTGGCAGCAGGGCGGACAGAGGAGGCGCAgccaggggagaggggagaggcgGAAGAGGGGACACGAGGGGAGAAACTTGAGCGGGGGCCATACTCTGCGGAGGGGGTGAAGCTGATGGAGTGAATGGGGCCAGAAAGTGGGGGGAGGACAGAGGAGCAGAggaggcctcctcctcctcctcctcctcggggGAGGTCCCCAAGGGCGTGGGCGGGGCTAGCAGAGGGGGCGTGGCCGGCGGGGAGGGGAGGGTCTGGAGACCCGGAAGAGCGGGAGGAGGAGGCGTGGCTAGCGGGAGGGGCGTGGCTACGTGCGCGGGCAGGGCCTGGGAAGGGGGCGTGGCGGGCGGGGAGGGCGGGAGCGCGTCCGGCGGGGGCGTAGCCGGGCCTGGATGGGCCCGTGACAGCTGCACCTTCCTCCCAGGCGGGGAGGGTGCAGCCAGGGGCGGAGAAAGGCCCCTGGCAGAAGGGGTGCCCTTCCTGGGGGGTGTCACCTGCGGAGGGCGCACAACGGGCAGCCCTTTGGATTTGGGCTGGGACGGATGCCCCAGAGCTCGGGGTGCTGCACCTGCCGAGGTCCCAGAACGCGCTGGGGAGGCCAGAGGGGTGGCGCTGGAGCCCAAGGGGCGCGAAGCTGGCCTTTGGAGACCCCCGCTGGCATTGGGGCGCCTTTTGGAGGCGGGGCTCGGCTCAGCTCTGCTGCTGCGCTCAGGGGTGCCGCTCACAGATTTCCTGGGCGCCTCAGTCGGGAGCCTGCTGGGCCGGGCACCGGGTGCTGCCCGGGGTAGATTCGCCTCTGCAGCCGCAGCAGTCCGGGATGGACGGGAGAGAGCTGGGGAGGGAGCGTGTGGGGAGGGCCCGGAGGCGTCTGCGGACAGAGAAGACGAGCAGGTCACATGGCATGTCCGGGCTGCCCTCCTCCGTGCCCCAGAAATCCCCTAACCCCCAATCACAAACCTCTCCGAGCCGCAGCACTGGAGGCGCTTTGTCTGAGAGCTTCAGCGACTTTCCCTCTGGGCCCGGGTTCCTCCGCGGGGGGCCGGGGGCCCTTCTGTCCTAAAGAACTTGGCCTGGAAACAAGAGGTGTCCACACTCA
Protein-coding sequences here:
- the PRR36 gene encoding proline-rich protein 36; translated protein: MDKTKTGAAARTPTSRPPGLQTPRPPGSPRPLPPVTSAALRVLGAARAAGRGPLAENKLGSRGPALGEAAPRVGSPARSVGASPRSAASRPPAVGRGERLSAKNSSLGSATSGARPNVSTRPSSLGQKGPRPPAEEPGPRGKVAEALRQSASSAAARRDASGPSPHAPSPALSRPSRTAAAAEANLPRAAPGARPSRLPTEAPRKSVSGTPERSSRAEPSPASKRRPNASGGLQRPASRPLGSSATPLASPARSGTSAGAAPRALGHPSQPKSKGLPVVRPPQVTPPRKGTPSARGLSPPLAAPSPPGRKVQLSRAHPGPATPPPDALPPSPPATPPSQALPAHVATPLPLATPPPPALPGLQTLPSPPATPPLLAPPTPLGTSPEEEEEEEASSAPLSSPHFLAPFTPSASPPPQSMAPAQVSPLVSPLPPLPSPLAAPPLSALLPPASSLLQVPLSQAATLLNPPPALATPPPRALSPLTTPQTGSPPVSSLATPPTQTTPTSSATPPPQVPSLATFPPSLGLTPFPPPESLAPLASPSQHVPPSSLLATTPPQTPSPRALTPLQDSPSLLPLAPEQTTPSVATPPLLTTPHPPTTPPRQAPLPLDLPPLQAPPSPPPSPSPQAPPTPQGLPPLLVSVSRPVSPHPPDAPAPLVLPPSTQAPPVSPSLSPLRAHSLSLPSPSSLLTPLPPQTPPPPLALPPLQAPLSPRTPPQSPRALAGSPTFFAATPHPQAPPPLALPPLQGPTPLLASVPPPQGTPPSRPLSPLLVPSPGSPLQAAPLSPRARLAPQAPPPLALAPPSLVTTPTQPAPPPSTLPPLQATPSLTTPHPPTLPSLAMPPHSQAPPILASPDTQATPSLNTPPPQASPPNPLSPFSTTTPRPQAPPILTAPNTQAPPSPTTPTAQAAPSLTTPPPQASPPNPLSPFPTTTPRPQAPPILATPNTQAPPSPTTPRTQTTPHTATPHPPAPPALVLPPLQPSPSPPASPLLPAPRRPPTPGPDAPIPGPPRLTLALAPVPPPPSRSPSSTLSGPDLAGHSSSATSTPEELRGYDSGPEGGAGAASPPPDAELAACHPAAWSRAPAPPLALRGNAGAPLPWSPAAGSGPADGLCTIYEADGPESATATPDTLDSAESGSGAGEGEGKAASAAGPGAAARVGKPARLGELPLGALQASVVQHLLSRTLLLAAAEGASSGGGGGAGGAGGGGVAGGARTALSDAELGRWAELLSPLDESRASITSVTSFSPDDVASPQGDWTVVEVETFH